A section of the Rubritalea squalenifaciens DSM 18772 genome encodes:
- the creC gene encoding two-component system sensor histidine kinase CreC encodes MRITRILCFLVAFITASGFYSLYNYLNEDLEKQTFQATEEAMVDTAHLLTALVECQLDGNQIEMSNLDEALKQADTHKFKASIFKHNKEHVGTHAYITDKKGIVIFDSHTPERVGKDLSEFNDVFLALQDKYAVRSSRNDEDDAASSILYVAVPIKNREGEIIGVLSAYKAQKDVLHFIEARRRWIIFSLFLIGIGIGVFIIAVFIWLFRPLGKLTAYANAISRGERPTFPKIGQGREVNTLGKALRDMRESLEGRRYTENYTRMLTHELKSPLAAIKGAAELLNEDMPREQREKFLANISRQADRSTNLIDGLLRLSQLEAQQELSKPTTINLSEITTEVCDEYEARTSAKSLTIERYIPENLTISGDSNMLATAVANLIENAIRFSPEGGTITISLLEEDNKTKILVRDQGPGIPDFAKERVFEHFYSLPCEETKQKGTGLGLSFVLEVAKLHNGAASLENSASGGAIATITLPH; translated from the coding sequence ATGCGCATTACGCGCATACTCTGCTTCCTGGTAGCCTTCATCACGGCATCCGGCTTCTACTCTCTCTACAACTACCTCAACGAAGACCTCGAAAAGCAAACCTTCCAGGCTACCGAAGAAGCGATGGTGGACACCGCCCACCTACTCACGGCTCTAGTTGAATGCCAACTTGATGGGAACCAGATTGAGATGAGCAATCTCGACGAAGCTCTCAAGCAAGCTGACACTCACAAATTTAAAGCGAGCATCTTCAAGCACAACAAGGAACATGTAGGCACTCATGCCTACATTACAGACAAGAAAGGCATCGTCATCTTCGATTCACACACCCCGGAGCGTGTTGGCAAAGATCTCTCGGAGTTCAATGACGTCTTTCTAGCCCTGCAAGACAAGTACGCCGTGCGCTCCTCCCGTAACGATGAAGATGATGCAGCCAGCTCGATCCTCTACGTCGCCGTTCCCATCAAAAATAGAGAGGGAGAAATCATAGGTGTTCTGAGCGCCTACAAAGCCCAGAAGGACGTCCTGCACTTCATTGAGGCCCGTCGCCGCTGGATTATTTTTTCTCTATTCCTGATCGGCATAGGCATTGGAGTCTTCATTATCGCAGTCTTTATCTGGCTGTTCCGCCCGCTGGGTAAACTGACAGCTTATGCCAATGCCATCTCACGCGGAGAGCGCCCGACCTTTCCAAAGATTGGCCAGGGTCGCGAAGTAAACACACTCGGCAAAGCCTTACGTGATATGCGGGAGTCTCTAGAGGGGCGGCGATACACAGAGAACTACACCCGCATGCTCACCCACGAACTCAAGAGCCCCCTCGCCGCAATTAAAGGGGCAGCCGAGTTACTTAACGAGGACATGCCACGAGAGCAACGGGAGAAGTTTCTCGCAAATATCAGCCGCCAAGCCGATCGATCCACCAACCTCATTGATGGACTACTCAGGCTATCACAACTTGAGGCGCAGCAAGAGCTCAGTAAACCCACCACCATCAATCTCTCTGAGATCACCACCGAGGTATGCGATGAATACGAAGCTCGTACTTCAGCGAAATCCTTAACCATTGAGCGCTACATCCCAGAGAACCTGACCATTTCAGGTGACAGCAACATGCTAGCAACTGCTGTTGCCAACCTGATAGAAAACGCCATCCGATTTTCGCCCGAAGGGGGTACCATCACCATATCTCTGCTAGAGGAAGATAATAAAACCAAGATCTTGGTGAGAGACCAAGGCCCCGGTATTCCAGACTTTGCCAAAGAGAGAGTGTTCGAACACTTCTATTCCCTGCCCTGTGAGGAGACAAAACAGAAAGGCACAGGACTTGGCTTATCGTTTGTACTGGAGGTGGCCAAACTCCACAACGGAGCTGCATCATTGGAAAATTCAGCATCTGGCGGAGCCATCGCCACCATCACCCTACCTCATTGA
- a CDS encoding metallophosphoesterase — MAIFCIGDIHGKFPELANRLRELPDGANVICVGDIGLGFADSLTPHCLDEPDQVATIKNQTVWLMRGNHDDPAIWKFKRYAWNDHLKSIRIPPDIHRMMIGNIHVIMVGGATSLDRGHPARIDGENWWSDEAVSRSAPKLVENMVESYGPADLLCTHCGPIEAQPGMDRDEESFAYYSNIDPDLRKDVKAERTLISQIVAASRTKHVAFGHYHVAIETVVNNVKYRCCAELEPWEHVKRSVLPPLPSL, encoded by the coding sequence ATGGCTATTTTCTGCATCGGAGACATTCACGGAAAATTCCCCGAACTGGCGAACAGGCTCAGGGAGCTACCTGATGGCGCCAACGTGATCTGCGTTGGCGACATTGGACTTGGCTTCGCTGATTCCCTGACCCCTCATTGCCTAGATGAGCCTGACCAAGTTGCCACCATCAAGAACCAGACTGTCTGGCTCATGCGTGGCAACCACGACGACCCGGCGATCTGGAAGTTCAAGAGGTACGCGTGGAATGACCACCTTAAAAGCATCCGCATCCCGCCCGATATTCATCGTATGATGATTGGTAACATCCACGTCATCATGGTGGGTGGCGCGACCTCTCTGGACCGGGGACACCCGGCGCGTATCGATGGTGAAAACTGGTGGTCAGATGAGGCAGTGTCTCGCTCAGCGCCAAAACTGGTGGAAAACATGGTGGAGTCCTATGGCCCTGCTGACCTCCTCTGCACCCACTGTGGCCCTATCGAGGCCCAGCCCGGTATGGACCGAGACGAGGAAAGCTTCGCCTACTACTCAAACATCGACCCGGATCTCCGCAAGGATGTGAAAGCTGAACGCACCCTGATCAGTCAGATCGTCGCTGCCAGCCGCACCAAGCACGTTGCCTTCGGCCACTACCACGTCGCAATCGAGACTGTTGTTAACAACGTGAAATACCGCTGCTGTGCAGAACTGGAACCATGGGAACACGTCAAACGAAGTGTCCTCCCGCCACTTCCATCACTGTAA
- the tal gene encoding transaldolase gives MSNNLESLKKFTTIVADTGDFESMREYKPQDATTNPSLILSAVEKPEYRHLLDKAISEAKEAGNTSIESIIDRTLILFGLEILKIVPGRVSTEVDARLSFDTQGTIDKARELIAAYEAEGISRDRILIKIASTWEGIKAAEELEKEGIHCNLTLLFSLAQAIACAEAKVQLISPFVGRIYDWYKAKTGTDYQGAEDPGVQSVQQIYNYYKKFGYKTEVMGASFRNAGQITELAGCDLLTISPNLLEELQNAEGDISEKLSESTAASSDLAKVSLDEKTFRFEFNEDAMATEKTAEGIRKFSADIVKLEKLIADSL, from the coding sequence ATGTCCAACAATCTTGAATCCCTTAAGAAGTTCACCACCATCGTAGCAGACACCGGTGACTTTGAGTCCATGCGCGAGTACAAGCCGCAGGATGCCACTACCAATCCCTCTCTAATTCTCTCCGCCGTGGAGAAGCCTGAGTACCGTCACCTCTTGGATAAGGCGATCTCAGAAGCCAAGGAAGCTGGTAATACCAGCATTGAGTCCATCATCGACCGCACCCTCATTCTCTTCGGACTCGAAATTCTCAAGATCGTCCCGGGCCGCGTCTCCACAGAAGTTGACGCCCGTCTCTCCTTCGACACTCAGGGCACCATCGACAAGGCACGCGAACTCATCGCAGCCTATGAGGCCGAAGGCATCTCCCGCGACCGCATCCTCATCAAGATCGCCTCCACCTGGGAAGGTATCAAAGCTGCGGAGGAACTGGAAAAAGAAGGCATTCACTGCAATCTGACTCTCCTCTTCTCCCTCGCTCAGGCCATCGCCTGCGCTGAGGCCAAGGTGCAGCTCATCTCCCCCTTCGTTGGACGCATCTACGACTGGTACAAGGCCAAGACTGGCACTGATTACCAGGGTGCAGAGGATCCTGGTGTCCAGTCCGTGCAACAAATTTACAACTACTACAAAAAATTTGGCTACAAGACCGAGGTCATGGGTGCCTCCTTCCGAAATGCTGGCCAGATCACCGAACTGGCAGGCTGTGACCTCCTGACGATTTCACCGAACCTCCTTGAGGAACTCCAGAACGCTGAGGGAGATATCAGCGAGAAACTTAGTGAGAGCACCGCAGCCTCTTCCGACCTAGCGAAGGTTTCTCTCGACGAAAAAACCTTCCGTTTTGAGTTCAACGAAGACGCCATGGCGACCGAAAAAACAGCTGAAGGTATCAGGAAATTCTCTGCTGATATCGTAAAACTTGAAAAGCTGATTGCAGATTCCCTCTAA
- a CDS encoding efflux transporter outer membrane subunit codes for MNFCSKGIVAVSACVFLSGCVATPPDSRMVAVADMAPGSWTASKEGKSGVDRLWVQRFGDSKLTRLVEEAVTRNPNMKIAAERVQQARYAARIAGSDGRPTANLDLTGEKRKIQFVGFPFGGSQIANSYSSEFRVNWDIDLWGRVRASSSAAMADAQATELDRKAAEASLAAEVCKAWFALAEARQQVALVQDSINLKKRTVEAVRDRFERNLQEEGGTASQLRLAQTDLATTMATLSERQGELEAAQRRLELLVGRYPAGKVIGRAVLPKMPSKVPSGVPSGLLQRRPDVISAERRFAAAGMRLKEAKLAVFPVFSLTGTTGTSTDSLIKVVDSDFGVWSLSGNLSQAILTGGVLTAERDSRASKEREELANLQQTVLKAFGEVENALAAEKWLKRRITELEKANKLAKEAAESADQDYRDSTGDVLTLLETQGRKIDIASQLVRLKRLQLDNRVDLHLALGGGFYLSGK; via the coding sequence ATGAATTTTTGTTCTAAGGGAATCGTCGCAGTTTCCGCCTGTGTGTTCTTATCGGGATGTGTAGCGACACCGCCGGACTCCCGTATGGTGGCCGTGGCTGATATGGCGCCGGGCAGCTGGACTGCCTCGAAAGAAGGCAAGAGCGGTGTGGATAGACTCTGGGTGCAGCGTTTCGGTGACAGCAAGCTGACCAGGCTGGTGGAAGAAGCGGTAACGCGTAACCCTAACATGAAGATAGCGGCAGAGCGCGTGCAGCAGGCTCGCTATGCGGCGAGGATCGCAGGTTCTGACGGCCGTCCCACGGCGAATCTCGACCTGACTGGGGAAAAGAGAAAAATTCAATTCGTAGGCTTTCCTTTCGGAGGTTCCCAGATTGCCAACTCCTATAGTTCGGAATTCCGCGTGAATTGGGACATTGACCTTTGGGGCCGTGTACGTGCGTCGAGCTCCGCTGCGATGGCGGATGCCCAGGCGACCGAGCTGGATAGAAAGGCGGCCGAGGCGAGCCTTGCCGCGGAAGTGTGCAAGGCCTGGTTTGCTCTGGCTGAGGCGAGGCAGCAGGTGGCTCTGGTGCAGGACTCAATCAATCTAAAGAAGAGGACAGTGGAGGCGGTCAGAGACCGTTTCGAGAGGAATCTGCAGGAGGAAGGAGGTACCGCCAGCCAGCTGAGACTCGCGCAGACGGATCTCGCTACCACGATGGCAACCCTGTCAGAGAGACAAGGTGAGTTGGAGGCTGCCCAGCGCAGGCTGGAGCTCTTGGTAGGGCGCTATCCTGCGGGTAAAGTAATCGGGCGTGCTGTTCTGCCGAAGATGCCCAGCAAAGTGCCGTCGGGTGTGCCGTCTGGATTACTTCAGCGCAGACCGGATGTGATCTCGGCCGAGAGGCGCTTTGCAGCAGCAGGCATGAGGCTCAAGGAAGCCAAGCTGGCTGTATTCCCGGTATTTAGTCTGACTGGCACTACGGGAACTTCCACGGATTCCCTGATCAAGGTAGTGGATAGTGATTTCGGCGTCTGGTCGCTTTCAGGGAATTTGTCTCAGGCAATTCTGACCGGTGGAGTGCTCACGGCAGAGCGTGACTCGCGTGCCTCGAAGGAGCGTGAGGAGTTGGCCAATCTGCAGCAGACCGTGCTAAAAGCATTCGGAGAAGTGGAGAACGCGCTCGCTGCGGAGAAGTGGCTGAAGAGAAGAATTACGGAACTAGAGAAAGCGAACAAGCTGGCCAAGGAAGCAGCCGAGTCTGCTGACCAAGATTACCGGGACTCTACAGGAGATGTATTGACTCTGTTGGAGACGCAGGGGCGCAAGATCGACATCGCCTCCCAGCTGGTGAGGCTGAAGCGACTTCAGTTAGATAATCGCGTGGATCTTCATCTGGCCTTGGGTGGTGGATTCTACCTCTCGGGTAAATAA
- a CDS encoding efflux RND transporter permease subunit — translation MEKAIRWFSRNHVAANFLMLLVMVAGIWTWFQLRKEVFPETSLDAVTVNVPFPNATPEEVEDGILLLIEDVIADINGVKRYTSTATEGMGAVTIEVETGYDVREVMDDVKSKVDGITNFPEEAEEPVIEEALISYQVMSVAVSADTDEKTLRKMAETVRDGLLNYSAPEPETFMEKMDRMMRGEPKITKASLANVRPYEISIEISDDTLRRHGLSLAGVATALRQASIDLPGGTVQEKSGEILVRTKGKIRDAEDFANVTIVSGDSGEELKLGDIAKIYDGFEDVSLRARFDGRRAALVNVFRTGEQDTMLLAKAVQDYIENVAPNELPPGVNLELWNDQSKMLQGRLALLGRNGTWGLVLVFIVLALFLRPSLAALVAIGIPVSFAGGVWMMPYFGVSVNMISLFAFILVLGIVVDDAIVVGENVYSRIRAGEHPRHASWKGTHEVGVVVTFGVLTTMAAFTPMLGLSGVSGKIWPNIPLVVIPVLMFSLVQSKLVLPAHLATLRPRQEGVKHGPVTRLQHWVADGLEWFIEHLYKPALRRCLQFRYVVWAVFFALLLATLGLVASKRIPFIFMPKVEGDVITAKLVMPVGVPFGVTDEAIQRMESAAIQVGEEMKGRDGQSVIKHYLASTGTQPFRSGFNPGSNQVSSYLGEVTLELIPAADRDYSADQIITSWREKIGQIPGVVELTFRQETNAGGNAIDIEITGKDLEELKQASDYITDNLAEMNGVTDITTNWRMGKWEVVYNRDALTEAGKSLGFTVQSVSSQLRSVFYGDEVQRIQRGRDEVKVMVRYPENERKSLETLEEVRLNAMNGAEVPIKQVIASEPNRGLSTINRVDGRRSISISADVDKTTGANPNEVVATFNKETLAEMEKLYPGVRWGYRGEQKDQKDSVSEMGVKFIFALIMIYVLMAIPLRSYIQPAIVMSVIPFGIVGAVWGHMLLGMDLSIMSLCGVVALSGVVVNDSLVLVEYVNRHRNDEGSLLEAVNNAGARRFRPILLTSLTTFAGLMPMLLETDMQARFLVPMAVSLGFGILFATTITLLLVPSVYVMLEDVKKVFCKIFGIEYHETRSTVD, via the coding sequence ATGGAAAAGGCGATTCGATGGTTCAGCCGGAATCATGTGGCGGCGAATTTCCTCATGCTGCTGGTGATGGTAGCAGGTATCTGGACGTGGTTCCAGCTACGGAAGGAGGTATTTCCAGAGACCTCGCTGGATGCCGTGACGGTGAATGTTCCTTTCCCCAATGCGACTCCTGAGGAGGTAGAAGATGGGATACTTCTTCTGATTGAGGATGTCATTGCAGACATCAATGGGGTGAAGCGCTACACATCTACTGCGACTGAGGGTATGGGCGCGGTGACGATTGAGGTAGAGACGGGCTACGATGTCCGTGAGGTGATGGATGATGTGAAGTCCAAGGTGGATGGCATCACCAATTTCCCAGAAGAGGCGGAGGAGCCAGTGATCGAAGAAGCTCTGATTAGCTATCAGGTGATGAGTGTTGCTGTGAGTGCGGACACTGATGAGAAGACCTTGAGGAAAATGGCTGAGACGGTGCGTGATGGTTTGCTCAATTATAGTGCTCCTGAGCCAGAGACCTTCATGGAGAAGATGGACAGGATGATGCGAGGTGAACCCAAGATCACCAAAGCTTCTTTGGCCAACGTAAGGCCTTATGAAATTTCCATCGAAATTTCCGACGATACACTGCGCCGTCACGGTCTCAGTCTGGCCGGGGTAGCTACAGCATTGCGCCAAGCCTCGATCGATCTGCCTGGAGGCACGGTGCAGGAGAAGAGTGGGGAGATCCTGGTGAGAACCAAGGGGAAGATTCGTGATGCGGAGGATTTTGCAAATGTCACCATTGTCAGTGGAGATAGCGGTGAGGAGCTGAAGCTCGGCGATATTGCCAAGATTTACGATGGCTTTGAGGATGTGAGTCTGCGTGCACGATTTGATGGAAGGCGTGCAGCCTTGGTGAATGTCTTCCGTACCGGAGAGCAGGATACGATGCTTTTGGCGAAGGCTGTGCAGGACTACATTGAGAATGTCGCCCCGAATGAATTGCCGCCGGGTGTGAATCTGGAGTTGTGGAATGACCAGAGCAAGATGTTGCAAGGTCGCTTGGCTTTGTTAGGACGCAACGGGACCTGGGGTCTTGTCCTGGTGTTTATTGTGCTGGCTCTGTTCCTGAGACCGTCCTTGGCGGCTCTTGTGGCGATTGGTATTCCGGTCTCCTTCGCGGGAGGGGTCTGGATGATGCCTTACTTTGGGGTGAGTGTGAATATGATCTCACTCTTTGCCTTCATTTTGGTGCTCGGGATTGTGGTGGATGATGCGATCGTTGTTGGTGAGAACGTCTACAGCCGTATTCGTGCGGGTGAGCATCCACGGCATGCATCCTGGAAAGGAACTCACGAGGTTGGAGTCGTGGTGACATTCGGCGTGTTGACCACGATGGCAGCCTTTACTCCGATGTTGGGGTTGAGTGGCGTAAGTGGGAAGATCTGGCCGAATATTCCTTTGGTGGTGATTCCTGTACTCATGTTTTCCCTGGTGCAGTCCAAGTTGGTCCTGCCTGCTCACTTGGCGACGTTGCGGCCACGTCAAGAGGGGGTGAAGCATGGTCCGGTCACCCGTCTTCAGCATTGGGTAGCTGATGGGTTGGAGTGGTTTATCGAGCATCTCTACAAGCCGGCGCTCAGGCGCTGCCTACAGTTCCGTTATGTGGTTTGGGCTGTCTTCTTTGCGCTGCTGCTGGCCACCCTAGGACTAGTAGCGAGCAAGCGTATTCCATTCATTTTCATGCCGAAGGTGGAAGGTGATGTGATCACAGCCAAGTTGGTCATGCCCGTGGGTGTGCCCTTCGGGGTGACTGACGAAGCTATCCAGCGTATGGAGAGTGCTGCCATCCAGGTGGGTGAGGAAATGAAGGGGCGTGATGGGCAGAGTGTGATCAAGCACTACCTCGCTAGTACAGGTACCCAACCGTTCCGTTCAGGTTTTAATCCGGGCAGCAATCAGGTTAGTAGCTATCTGGGGGAAGTGACCCTAGAATTGATCCCGGCGGCTGACCGAGATTACAGCGCGGATCAGATTATCACCTCATGGCGTGAAAAGATCGGCCAGATCCCAGGCGTGGTTGAGCTGACCTTCCGTCAGGAAACTAATGCAGGGGGGAATGCTATTGATATCGAAATTACGGGTAAGGATCTTGAGGAGCTGAAGCAGGCTAGTGATTACATCACAGATAATCTAGCCGAGATGAATGGGGTGACTGACATTACTACCAACTGGCGGATGGGTAAGTGGGAAGTCGTCTATAACCGGGATGCTCTCACTGAAGCAGGGAAGTCGCTTGGTTTCACCGTTCAGTCTGTTTCCAGTCAGTTGAGATCGGTCTTCTATGGTGATGAGGTGCAGCGTATCCAGCGTGGCCGGGATGAGGTCAAGGTGATGGTGCGCTATCCTGAGAATGAGCGTAAGTCTCTGGAGACTCTGGAGGAAGTCAGGCTGAATGCCATGAATGGAGCTGAGGTGCCTATCAAGCAGGTGATTGCCAGTGAACCGAACCGCGGCCTCTCTACCATTAACCGGGTCGATGGGCGTCGCTCCATTTCCATCTCCGCTGATGTGGACAAAACGACTGGTGCTAACCCGAACGAAGTGGTGGCTACCTTTAATAAGGAAACTTTGGCTGAGATGGAGAAGCTTTATCCTGGGGTGAGGTGGGGATATCGTGGTGAGCAAAAAGACCAGAAGGACAGTGTGAGTGAGATGGGGGTAAAGTTTATTTTCGCCCTGATCATGATTTATGTGCTGATGGCGATCCCGCTGCGCAGTTATATCCAGCCGGCCATCGTAATGAGCGTGATTCCATTTGGTATCGTAGGTGCTGTGTGGGGACACATGTTATTGGGTATGGACCTGAGTATCATGTCTCTCTGTGGCGTGGTAGCTCTCAGTGGTGTGGTGGTGAATGACTCGCTGGTTCTGGTGGAGTATGTGAACCGCCACCGCAATGATGAAGGAAGCTTGCTAGAGGCGGTCAATAACGCTGGAGCGAGGCGCTTTAGGCCTATTTTGCTGACCTCCCTGACGACCTTTGCTGGTCTGATGCCGATGTTGTTAGAGACGGATATGCAAGCGCGCTTCCTAGTGCCTATGGCGGTTTCTCTGGGCTTTGGTATTCTCTTTGCGACCACGATTACGCTGCTGCTAGTGCCCAGTGTTTATGTGATGCTTGAGGATGTGAAGAAGGTCTTCTGCAAGATCTTTGGTATCGAGTATCACGAGACTCGATCCACGGTGGATTAA
- a CDS encoding efflux RND transporter periplasmic adaptor subunit, with protein sequence MENTIQTEKREGASKVGAVFMGLIAVVVIAVGVGIMMVMVKNPVEATKEERRELIPRVETVTVDEINYTVQIATQGQVLPVTQTQIISEVGGSVTYVSDKLKAGGAFAKGEEMVRLEQADYEATLANAKAQVADAKLNLAQEEARAEQALREWKKLGRGEQASDLVLRKPQIESAKARLESSEAAVNKAVRDLERTVTRAPYDCIVESANIDEGGYVAPGGRIAEVYASQKMELRLPLSLEDVGFLPEEFKGTEVTVRAVIGGKPVNWQGKIVRSEGGVDRETMTMMMVVEVTPKQGEQRFALPPKGLFVNGEFQGEKLEGVVRVPRQALTGEGKVYVMGDDNTLRIVAVEVERTERDYVIVTKGLEQGDQVITSPIELPVEGMKVEPVKQKGLK encoded by the coding sequence GTGGAAAATACGATTCAAACAGAGAAACGGGAAGGGGCATCCAAAGTGGGGGCTGTTTTCATGGGGCTGATAGCTGTGGTCGTGATCGCAGTTGGAGTTGGTATCATGATGGTGATGGTGAAGAATCCAGTCGAGGCTACGAAGGAGGAAAGGCGTGAGCTGATCCCCAGGGTGGAGACGGTGACGGTGGATGAGATCAATTACACGGTGCAGATCGCTACGCAAGGTCAGGTGCTGCCAGTGACTCAGACCCAGATCATCAGTGAAGTGGGAGGTAGTGTGACCTATGTATCCGATAAGCTGAAGGCTGGCGGTGCTTTTGCCAAAGGCGAGGAAATGGTCCGGCTGGAGCAGGCGGATTACGAGGCCACTCTGGCAAATGCCAAGGCTCAGGTGGCGGATGCCAAGTTGAACCTAGCGCAGGAAGAGGCGCGTGCTGAACAGGCACTGCGTGAGTGGAAGAAGCTGGGTAGGGGGGAGCAGGCCAGTGATCTGGTGCTGCGCAAGCCTCAGATTGAAAGTGCGAAGGCCCGCTTAGAATCCTCCGAGGCAGCCGTGAATAAGGCTGTGCGTGATCTGGAGCGTACCGTCACGAGGGCTCCCTACGATTGTATCGTGGAGTCGGCGAATATTGATGAAGGGGGCTATGTAGCACCTGGAGGTCGTATCGCAGAGGTTTATGCCTCTCAGAAAATGGAACTGCGTTTGCCGCTGAGTCTGGAAGACGTGGGTTTTCTGCCGGAGGAATTCAAGGGGACTGAGGTGACTGTGCGTGCTGTGATTGGTGGCAAGCCGGTGAATTGGCAGGGGAAGATCGTCCGTAGCGAGGGTGGAGTGGATCGAGAAACCATGACGATGATGATGGTAGTGGAGGTGACGCCCAAGCAGGGGGAGCAAAGGTTTGCTCTGCCGCCCAAGGGGCTTTTCGTGAATGGAGAATTCCAAGGTGAGAAATTGGAGGGAGTCGTTCGTGTTCCCCGCCAGGCCCTGACTGGAGAAGGTAAGGTCTACGTGATGGGAGATGATAATACTCTCCGCATCGTGGCCGTGGAGGTAGAGCGGACTGAGCGGGATTACGTGATTGTTACCAAGGGGCTCGAGCAGGGAGATCAGGTGATTACCAGTCCAATAGAGTTGCCTGTGGAGGGGATGAAGGTAGAGCCGGTTAAACAGAAAGGCCTGAAGTAG
- a CDS encoding SGNH/GDSL hydrolase family protein, translated as MKSLTKLILFASILLAPLLTAQTNEETPDYSKRRQFLVEARRIVFLGDSITYQGEYVANFDTWLHAYYPKRKFDIIDLGLPSETVSGLSEKGHANGKFPRPDLHTRLDSVLEKSKPDLIFACYGMNCGIQQPFDEERFQKYKDGILKLKTKAEKSGAKIIFITPPYYDSMVNPNKAYYTEVLAKYSAWLMSQTENDWNVIDLNTAMTKSIMEKRKDAPKYTVQKDAVHPNTEGHWFMTQPILSWFGDLGAAQQASIQEVLSLHRLPASIAKLTLKRMKIKRDAWLTYTGHERPGIPKGMPLEQAEQEAKKITHQIQKLYKVAGQ; from the coding sequence ATGAAGTCACTCACCAAACTCATCCTTTTCGCCTCCATTCTACTAGCGCCTCTGCTGACAGCGCAGACAAACGAGGAGACACCAGACTACTCAAAGCGCAGACAGTTTCTCGTGGAAGCTAGACGCATTGTATTCCTCGGAGACAGTATTACCTACCAGGGTGAGTATGTGGCTAATTTTGACACTTGGCTCCATGCCTACTACCCAAAACGCAAGTTTGACATCATCGACCTGGGCCTCCCCTCTGAGACGGTATCCGGCCTGAGTGAGAAAGGTCACGCAAATGGCAAGTTCCCTCGTCCAGACCTTCACACCCGCCTAGATAGCGTCTTGGAAAAATCCAAACCCGATCTCATCTTCGCCTGCTACGGTATGAACTGCGGCATCCAGCAGCCTTTTGATGAAGAGCGCTTTCAAAAATACAAAGACGGCATTCTCAAACTCAAAACCAAGGCTGAAAAGAGCGGCGCCAAGATTATCTTTATTACCCCCCCTTACTACGACTCCATGGTAAATCCTAACAAGGCCTACTACACCGAGGTCCTTGCCAAATACTCTGCCTGGCTCATGTCTCAGACTGAGAATGACTGGAATGTGATCGACCTCAATACCGCCATGACAAAATCGATCATGGAGAAGCGAAAAGACGCCCCCAAGTACACCGTGCAAAAAGACGCTGTTCACCCAAACACCGAGGGTCACTGGTTCATGACTCAGCCGATTTTATCTTGGTTCGGAGACCTCGGGGCTGCTCAGCAAGCAAGCATTCAAGAGGTTCTTTCACTTCACAGGCTCCCAGCCTCCATTGCCAAACTCACCCTCAAGCGCATGAAGATCAAGCGCGACGCTTGGCTCACCTACACTGGCCATGAACGCCCGGGAATTCCGAAAGGTATGCCTCTTGAGCAAGCCGAGCAAGAAGCCAAGAAAATCACTCACCAAATCCAGAAGCTCTACAAGGTAGCTGGACAGTAA
- the creB gene encoding two-component system response regulator CreB yields the protein MHSILIVEDETPIAENLIYALETEHFQTVHTTKGMEVQELVKSHDFDLIVLDVGLPDISGFDVCKELRSHSEIPVLFLTARNSEIDHVLGLELGADDYVTKPFSPRALVARIRAILRRTTNHISSEEVLAPCGIHHDASAMTISCEGSVLDLTAHEYKLLATFLSSPGRTFTREQLLERAWDDPYAAMDRTVDAHIKSIRAKLKKISEKHSNAIQTRRGLGYLYSPSQP from the coding sequence GTGCATTCCATTCTGATAGTTGAGGACGAGACCCCCATCGCGGAAAACCTGATTTACGCTCTAGAAACCGAGCACTTTCAGACCGTCCACACCACGAAAGGGATGGAAGTGCAGGAGCTGGTCAAAAGTCACGACTTCGACCTCATCGTACTGGATGTAGGCCTTCCTGACATTTCAGGATTCGATGTCTGTAAAGAGCTTCGCTCTCACTCGGAGATTCCCGTACTCTTCCTTACGGCAAGAAACTCAGAGATCGATCACGTTCTGGGGCTGGAACTGGGAGCAGATGACTACGTCACCAAGCCCTTCAGCCCGAGGGCTCTTGTCGCCCGCATCAGGGCCATCTTGCGCCGAACTACCAACCACATTTCCTCTGAAGAAGTGCTAGCCCCCTGCGGCATCCACCACGATGCCTCAGCGATGACGATTAGTTGTGAAGGCTCTGTTCTTGACCTAACAGCCCACGAATACAAGCTACTCGCGACCTTCCTTTCTAGCCCTGGCCGCACATTTACCCGCGAACAACTGCTAGAACGCGCATGGGACGACCCTTATGCCGCCATGGATAGAACAGTGGATGCCCACATCAAATCTATCCGCGCCAAACTTAAGAAAATCTCAGAGAAGCATTCTAACGCCATCCAGACCCGACGGGGCCTAGGCTATCTTTACTCCCCATCTCAGCCGTGA